From Actinosynnema mirum DSM 43827, a single genomic window includes:
- a CDS encoding ABC transporter ATP-binding protein, translated as MDLNVDSLTVELSGRAIVDAITFDVEPGTVVGLVGPNGSGKSTVLRCVYRALRPSRGVVRVGGADLDALSARDRARRIGALTQNSTGELDFTTEEVVALGRSPHLRGNAPLTAADRALCDEAMRQVGVDHLRGRGVLSLSGGEWQRVLIARALAQQPEVLVLDEPTNHLDLRHQLDLLRLLRSSGLTVLVVLHDLNLAAAACDRLCVLSHGELVASGTPAEVLTESLLSTVFGVRAAIVEHPVDRVPQVLHSLSDHPEGTP; from the coding sequence GTGGACCTGAACGTCGACTCCCTCACCGTCGAGCTGTCCGGCCGCGCCATCGTCGACGCGATCACCTTCGACGTCGAGCCGGGAACCGTCGTGGGTCTGGTGGGCCCCAACGGTTCCGGCAAGTCCACCGTGCTGCGCTGCGTCTACCGGGCGCTGCGCCCCAGCCGCGGCGTCGTGCGCGTCGGCGGCGCGGACCTGGACGCCCTGTCCGCCCGCGACCGCGCCCGGCGGATCGGCGCGCTCACCCAGAACAGCACCGGCGAGCTCGACTTCACCACCGAGGAGGTCGTGGCGCTGGGCCGCTCCCCGCACCTGCGCGGCAACGCCCCGCTCACCGCCGCCGACCGCGCGCTGTGCGACGAGGCCATGCGGCAGGTCGGCGTGGACCACCTGCGCGGGCGCGGGGTGCTGTCGCTGTCCGGCGGCGAGTGGCAGCGCGTCCTCATCGCCAGGGCCCTCGCCCAGCAGCCCGAGGTGCTGGTGCTGGACGAGCCCACCAACCACCTCGACCTGCGCCACCAGCTCGACCTGCTGCGGCTGCTGCGCTCCAGCGGCCTGACGGTCCTGGTGGTGCTGCACGACCTCAACCTCGCCGCCGCCGCGTGCGACCGCCTCTGCGTGCTCTCGCACGGCGAGCTGGTCGCCTCGGGGACACCCGCCGAGGTGCTCACGGAATCGTTGCTGTCCACCGTTTTCGGCGTCAGGGCCGCGATCGTCGAGCACCCCGTCG
- a CDS encoding FecCD family ABC transporter permease: MKITTKRAGRGRSPVAAAVLLALALLGSTIAAISLGAATIPFTDTTRYLWAALTGGNLPAADLTPYQIVWQVRTPRVLLAAVVGAGLSSVGVAVQAMVRNALADPFILGVSSGASVGAVAVTVSGALSALGVYAVSAGAFLGALTATALVYLASRTAAGVTPLRLVLTGVALAFGFEALMSVIVYFTPDSEATSTVLYWTMGSFGAATWGALPVVAVVVLGTLVVLHRMSRALDVLSFGDESAASLGVDADRVRTRLFAITALATGAMVATSGAIGFVGLVVPHLVRIAIGAGHSRVLLIAPLLGAVFMVWVDLASRVLVAPRELPLGVLTALIGVPVFIALMRRRGYLFGGR; the protein is encoded by the coding sequence ATGAAAATCACTACCAAAAGAGCGGGGAGAGGGCGCTCCCCGGTCGCCGCCGCCGTCCTGCTCGCGCTGGCCCTGCTCGGCTCCACCATCGCCGCCATCAGCCTCGGCGCCGCGACGATCCCCTTCACCGACACCACCCGCTACCTCTGGGCCGCGCTGACCGGCGGCAACCTCCCCGCCGCCGACCTGACGCCGTACCAGATCGTCTGGCAGGTCCGGACCCCGCGCGTCCTGCTCGCCGCCGTCGTCGGCGCGGGTCTGAGCAGCGTCGGCGTCGCCGTGCAGGCCATGGTGCGCAACGCCCTCGCCGACCCGTTCATCCTCGGCGTCTCCTCCGGGGCCTCGGTGGGCGCCGTCGCCGTCACCGTCTCCGGCGCCCTCTCCGCGCTCGGCGTCTACGCCGTGTCGGCGGGCGCGTTCCTCGGCGCCCTCACCGCCACCGCCCTGGTCTACCTCGCCTCCCGCACCGCCGCGGGCGTCACCCCGCTGCGCCTGGTGCTCACCGGCGTCGCGCTCGCCTTCGGCTTCGAGGCCCTGATGAGCGTCATCGTCTACTTCACCCCGGACAGCGAGGCCACCAGCACCGTCCTGTACTGGACGATGGGCAGCTTCGGCGCCGCCACCTGGGGCGCGCTGCCGGTCGTCGCCGTCGTCGTGCTGGGCACGCTGGTCGTGCTGCACCGGATGAGCCGGGCGCTGGACGTGCTCTCCTTCGGCGACGAGAGCGCCGCCTCCCTCGGCGTCGACGCGGACCGCGTCCGCACCCGCCTGTTCGCGATCACCGCGCTGGCCACCGGCGCGATGGTCGCCACCAGCGGCGCCATCGGCTTCGTCGGCCTGGTCGTCCCGCACCTGGTGCGCATCGCGATCGGCGCGGGCCACTCCAGGGTGCTGCTGATCGCCCCGCTGCTCGGCGCGGTCTTCATGGTCTGGGTCGACCTGGCCTCCCGCGTCCTCGTCGCCCCGCGCGAGCTGCCGCTCGGCGTGCTCACCGCGCTGATCGGCGTCCCGGTGTTCATCGCGCTGATGCGCCGTCGCGGCTACCTGTTCGGGGGGCGGTGA
- a CDS encoding class I SAM-dependent methyltransferase, with amino-acid sequence MGLREVFDAARDEFAALAPVVWDRLGQAVVDLGEPAPGEHVLDACCGIGSSAAPAARAVGPDGSVDAVDLSPELLGVGRRRAAGLGNVRFAQADVTAWPGRDGGYDLVQCAFGVFFLPDMDDAARGLVRLLRPGGRFVVAVWRSGALEEFGAAYRDVVARVADGPGARGQAPQRSEAGRINTEDSLGTWLWSVGCADVKVRTRGLREPVSDELVWNLVLGSGFRSSLDGLDAAEVERVRVELPAELARRGVAEVDFSAVLGVGTRAD; translated from the coding sequence ATGGGGTTGCGGGAGGTCTTCGACGCGGCGCGGGACGAGTTCGCCGCGCTGGCGCCGGTGGTGTGGGACCGGCTGGGTCAGGCGGTGGTGGACCTGGGCGAGCCCGCGCCCGGTGAGCACGTGCTCGACGCGTGCTGCGGGATCGGGTCGTCGGCGGCGCCCGCCGCGCGCGCGGTGGGACCGGACGGCTCGGTGGACGCGGTCGACCTGTCCCCCGAGCTGCTCGGCGTCGGGCGGCGGCGCGCGGCCGGTCTGGGGAACGTCCGGTTCGCGCAGGCCGACGTGACCGCGTGGCCGGGGCGCGACGGCGGGTACGACCTGGTGCAGTGCGCGTTCGGCGTGTTCTTCCTGCCGGACATGGACGACGCGGCGCGCGGGCTGGTCCGGCTGCTGCGGCCGGGCGGGCGGTTCGTGGTGGCGGTGTGGCGCTCCGGCGCGCTGGAGGAGTTCGGGGCGGCCTACCGCGACGTGGTGGCGCGGGTCGCGGACGGGCCAGGCGCGCGGGGGCAGGCGCCGCAGCGGTCGGAGGCGGGGCGGATCAACACCGAGGACTCGCTCGGGACCTGGCTGTGGTCGGTCGGGTGCGCCGACGTGAAGGTCAGGACGCGCGGGCTGCGCGAGCCGGTGAGCGACGAGCTGGTGTGGAACCTGGTGCTGGGCAGCGGTTTCCGCAGCTCGCTGGACGGGCTGGACGCGGCCGAGGTCGAACGGGTCCGGGTGGAGCTGCCCGCGGAGCTGGCCCGGCGCGGGGTGGCCGAGGTCGACTTCTCCGCCGTGCTCGGGGTGGGGACGCGCGCCGACTGA
- a CDS encoding TetR/AcrR family transcriptional regulator yields the protein MARKQMVRPGGRSARVQEAVHGAVRELLEEVGREALTVPMVAQRAAVTPSTVYRRWGDLRELLSDVAVERLRPDDAPEDRGGLRADLEAWAEQFLEELSSPPGRAYLRDALLGDDDGANATRCSDYAADQVTLILDRARARSERPPPLEAAMDHLVSPLVYRILFRPTDLDAAHARRLVAELLDGPIGR from the coding sequence GTGGCTCGCAAGCAGATGGTGCGTCCCGGTGGCCGCAGCGCACGGGTCCAGGAGGCGGTGCACGGGGCGGTGCGCGAACTCCTGGAGGAGGTCGGCCGGGAGGCGCTGACCGTGCCGATGGTGGCGCAGCGCGCGGCCGTGACCCCGTCGACCGTGTACCGCAGGTGGGGCGACCTGCGGGAGCTGCTGTCGGACGTGGCCGTGGAACGCCTGCGCCCGGACGACGCACCCGAGGACCGCGGCGGGCTGCGCGCGGACTTGGAGGCGTGGGCCGAGCAGTTCCTGGAGGAGCTGTCCTCCCCGCCGGGCCGCGCGTACCTGCGCGACGCCCTCCTCGGCGACGACGACGGCGCGAACGCCACCCGCTGCTCCGACTACGCGGCCGACCAGGTGACCCTGATCCTGGACCGGGCCCGCGCCAGGTCCGAGCGGCCCCCACCCCTGGAGGCCGCGATGGACCACCTGGTCTCCCCACTGGTCTACCGCATCCTGTTCCGCCCGACCGACCTCGACGCGGCCCACGCCCGGAGGTTGGTGGCGGAACTGCTCGACGGGCCGATCGGGCGGTGA
- a CDS encoding amidase, producing MPADPTPSETARLAARAGLPLPAERHGTVAVTAGHIHGVITRLRDLDFGDTPVDVPAPVPHAEPVPVGSAPRPTPTHPHELTLAEAAHEIGARRLSPVELVDAVLRRIERVADLNAYAEVLADRARAAARVAERDIAAGRSRGPLHGVPFALKDLVDVAGTRTGAGSRVRDGHRASADSAVAERLAGAGAVLVGKTHTHEFAYGLVTPQTANARRRDRVAGGSSGGSAVAVAAGAATFALGADTGGSIRVPAALNGVVGLKPTYDLAPRRGVTSLSWTLDHVGPITRTARDAALVLAALTGQRPAEGGGPADLAGLRVGVPGNYYFDRVTPDVEAAVRAAIASLESRGARLVDVAIPMADHVHAVHRGLMVPEATACHERTLREAPERYGEDVRVLLEAGELVGAGDYLRARRATTLVRRAWARLWTEVDVLAAPTTPTTAVPVGSGEVRRPDGGAETVADAYVRLCAPANVTGGPAVTVPVGVDPDGLPIGLRLLAAPGADHHLLRWAAACDRWV from the coding sequence ATGCCCGCAGACCCGACCCCGTCCGAGACCGCCCGCCTGGCCGCCCGCGCAGGGCTCCCGCTGCCCGCCGAGCGCCACGGGACCGTCGCGGTCACGGCCGGTCACATCCACGGCGTCATCACCCGGTTGCGCGACCTGGACTTCGGCGACACGCCCGTGGACGTCCCCGCGCCGGTCCCGCACGCCGAGCCCGTGCCGGTCGGCAGCGCGCCCCGGCCCACCCCGACCCACCCGCACGAGCTGACCCTGGCCGAGGCCGCCCACGAGATCGGCGCGCGCAGGCTCTCCCCGGTCGAGCTGGTCGACGCCGTCCTGCGCCGGATCGAGCGGGTCGCGGACCTGAACGCCTACGCCGAGGTCCTCGCCGACCGCGCCCGCGCCGCCGCCCGCGTGGCCGAGCGGGACATCGCCGCGGGTCGGAGCCGGGGACCGCTGCACGGGGTCCCGTTCGCGCTCAAGGACCTGGTCGACGTCGCCGGAACGCGCACCGGCGCCGGGTCCCGCGTCCGGGACGGCCACCGCGCGAGCGCCGACAGCGCCGTGGCCGAGCGGCTGGCCGGGGCGGGCGCGGTCCTGGTCGGCAAGACGCACACCCACGAGTTCGCCTACGGCCTCGTCACCCCGCAGACCGCCAACGCCCGGCGGCGGGACCGCGTCGCGGGCGGGTCCAGCGGCGGCTCGGCGGTGGCCGTCGCGGCGGGCGCGGCGACGTTCGCGCTGGGCGCCGACACCGGCGGTTCGATCCGCGTGCCCGCCGCGCTGAACGGCGTCGTCGGCCTGAAGCCCACCTACGACCTGGCGCCGCGCCGGGGCGTGACCTCCCTGTCGTGGACCCTGGACCACGTCGGCCCGATCACCCGGACCGCCAGGGACGCCGCGCTGGTCCTGGCCGCGCTGACCGGGCAGCGGCCCGCCGAGGGCGGTGGTCCCGCGGACCTGGCGGGACTGCGCGTGGGCGTGCCGGGCAACTACTACTTCGACCGGGTGACCCCGGACGTGGAGGCTGCGGTCCGGGCGGCGATCGCCTCCCTGGAGTCGCGCGGCGCGCGCCTGGTGGACGTCGCCATCCCGATGGCGGACCACGTCCACGCCGTCCACCGGGGGCTGATGGTGCCGGAGGCGACCGCGTGCCACGAGCGGACCCTGCGCGAGGCGCCCGAGCGGTACGGGGAGGACGTCCGGGTGCTCCTGGAGGCCGGTGAGCTGGTCGGCGCGGGCGACTACCTGCGCGCCCGCCGCGCCACCACCCTCGTGCGCCGCGCGTGGGCGCGGCTGTGGACCGAGGTCGACGTCCTGGCCGCCCCGACCACCCCCACGACAGCTGTCCCGGTCGGGTCGGGCGAGGTGCGGCGGCCGGACGGCGGGGCCGAGACCGTGGCCGACGCGTACGTGCGCCTGTGCGCCCCCGCGAACGTCACCGGCGGCCCTGCGGTGACCGTTCCCGTCGGCGTCGACCCGGACGGCCTCCCGATCGGCCTGCGGCTGCTCGCCGCGCCGGGCGCCGACCACCACCTCCTGCGCTGGGCTGCGGCCTGCGACCGGTGGGTGTGA
- a CDS encoding MBL fold metallo-hydrolase codes for MHPSSWNVGDIAVHRVDEIPLPPATGAWLLPDATPDVVAASDWLLPHHATTTGALRLDSHSFAFEAGGLRVLVDTGIGNGKPRATPAWHDLRTDYPDRLAAAGFPPGSVDLVVLTHLHTDHVGWNTRRAAGEWVPTFTNAHHVTSRVERDFWASHPLDEARARVFRDSVAPVERAGLLEPVDVPEGGLEVAPGVRLLPTPGHTPGHVAVELAGGRALITGDCLHHPVQLARPDLTACVDVDPARARATRRALLERLAGTGALLLGTHFAAPTAGHVVRHGSEYRLVHPSAGQEK; via the coding sequence GTGCACCCCAGCTCGTGGAACGTCGGCGACATCGCCGTCCACCGCGTGGACGAGATCCCCCTCCCCCCGGCCACCGGCGCGTGGCTGCTGCCCGACGCCACCCCGGACGTCGTCGCCGCGTCCGACTGGCTGCTCCCCCACCACGCCACCACGACCGGGGCCCTGCGCCTGGACAGCCACAGCTTCGCGTTCGAGGCGGGCGGCCTGCGGGTGCTCGTGGACACCGGGATCGGCAACGGCAAGCCGCGCGCCACCCCGGCCTGGCACGACCTGCGCACCGACTACCCCGACCGCCTGGCCGCCGCGGGCTTCCCGCCTGGGTCCGTCGACCTCGTCGTGCTCACCCACCTGCACACCGACCACGTCGGCTGGAACACCCGCCGCGCGGCCGGGGAGTGGGTCCCGACCTTCACGAACGCCCACCACGTCACCTCGCGCGTCGAGCGGGACTTCTGGGCGTCCCACCCGCTGGACGAGGCACGGGCGCGGGTGTTCCGCGACTCGGTGGCCCCGGTGGAGCGGGCGGGCCTGCTGGAGCCGGTGGACGTGCCCGAGGGCGGGCTGGAGGTCGCCCCCGGCGTGCGCCTGCTCCCCACGCCCGGCCACACCCCCGGCCACGTCGCGGTGGAGCTGGCCGGCGGGCGCGCCCTGATCACCGGCGACTGCCTGCACCACCCGGTGCAGCTCGCCCGCCCGGACCTGACCGCGTGCGTGGACGTCGACCCCGCGCGGGCCAGGGCGACCCGGCGCGCCCTGCTGGAGCGGCTGGCCGGGACCGGGGCCCTGCTGCTGGGCACGCACTTCGCCGCGCCCACGGCGGGCCACGTGGTCCGGCACGGTTCCGAATACCGCCTGGTCCACCCGTCCGCAGGACAGGAAAAGTAA
- a CDS encoding methyl-accepting chemotaxis protein codes for MSTPETSRPSLSGAVWTPSILAVLSGVVATLLALSGASTAVVVAVLVVGVLLTLVLARKGASTAEHAVDDAVAADTALRRGDLAAVDASGAPLSEGIAAVGQRLSGLGPAVDLLTIAGQEMHASGSTIAEGVQATANQVSTIVQSAEGVSSQVAGIAAAGEEMHAAIQEISRNVSDASQVARTGVDALEQTSTRMGALETSSATIGGIVKTITAIAEQTNLLALNATIEAARAGDAGKGFAVVAGEVKDLARETAKATEEIAQTVQQIQGDSAAAIQSINEISQIMASIADYQSSIASAVEQQTATTSEMNSATNEVSTQAEQIARAISVVNEQSVTTSTAAERNRLAVAEITRIAGELRETTGTLTLPALESVAPSYSVTWDKPANCMHIDLVGVWEQKLADAYGKEFASKIAEHRPGWTVICDMSRLGATIPGVQAVIEGTMTAAVGSGIRHAAIIVASPLVAMQMQRSSDATGAPISYVASQTEARKVLA; via the coding sequence ATGTCGACACCCGAGACCAGCCGCCCCTCCCTGTCGGGAGCGGTCTGGACCCCGAGCATCCTCGCCGTCCTGTCCGGCGTCGTCGCCACCCTGCTGGCGCTCAGCGGCGCCTCCACCGCGGTCGTGGTCGCCGTGCTGGTCGTCGGGGTGCTGCTCACGCTTGTCCTCGCCCGCAAGGGCGCGTCAACCGCCGAACACGCCGTGGACGACGCCGTCGCGGCCGACACCGCGCTGCGGCGCGGCGACCTGGCCGCCGTGGACGCCTCCGGCGCCCCGCTGTCCGAGGGCATCGCCGCCGTCGGCCAGCGCCTGTCGGGCCTCGGCCCGGCCGTCGACCTGCTGACGATCGCCGGTCAGGAGATGCACGCCAGCGGCAGCACCATCGCCGAGGGCGTCCAGGCGACCGCGAACCAGGTCAGCACCATCGTGCAGTCCGCCGAGGGCGTCTCCTCGCAGGTCGCGGGCATCGCCGCCGCGGGCGAGGAGATGCACGCCGCCATCCAGGAGATCTCGCGCAACGTCTCGGACGCCTCGCAGGTCGCCCGCACCGGCGTCGACGCGCTGGAGCAGACCTCCACCCGCATGGGCGCGCTGGAGACCTCGTCCGCCACGATCGGCGGCATCGTCAAGACGATCACCGCGATCGCCGAGCAGACCAACCTGCTCGCCCTGAACGCCACGATCGAGGCCGCGCGCGCCGGTGACGCGGGCAAGGGCTTCGCCGTCGTCGCGGGCGAGGTGAAGGACCTGGCGCGGGAGACCGCGAAGGCCACCGAGGAGATCGCGCAGACCGTCCAGCAGATCCAGGGCGACTCGGCCGCCGCGATCCAGTCGATCAACGAGATCAGCCAGATCATGGCGAGCATCGCCGACTACCAGAGCTCGATCGCGTCGGCGGTGGAGCAGCAGACCGCCACCACCAGCGAGATGAACTCGGCCACCAACGAGGTCTCGACCCAGGCCGAGCAGATCGCCCGCGCGATCAGCGTGGTCAACGAGCAGTCCGTCACGACCTCGACCGCCGCCGAGCGCAACCGCCTCGCCGTCGCCGAGATCACCCGCATCGCGGGCGAGCTGCGCGAGACCACGGGCACGCTGACGCTGCCCGCGCTGGAGAGCGTCGCCCCCAGCTACTCGGTCACCTGGGACAAGCCCGCGAACTGCATGCACATCGACCTGGTCGGCGTGTGGGAGCAGAAGCTGGCGGACGCGTACGGCAAGGAGTTCGCGAGCAAGATCGCCGAGCACCGGCCGGGCTGGACCGTGATCTGCGACATGAGCCGCCTCGGCGCGACCATCCCCGGCGTGCAGGCGGTCATCGAGGGCACCATGACCGCGGCGGTCGGCTCCGGCATCCGCCACGCGGCGATCATCGTGGCCAGCCCGCTGGTCGCGATGCAGATGCAGCGCTCGTCGGACGCCACCGGCGCGCCGATCAGCTACGTGGCCAGCCAGACCGAGGCCCGCAAGGTCCTCGCCTGA
- a CDS encoding DNA topoisomerase IB: MRLRRSTPGGPGFGRRRRGGGFGYADQDGARLTDAEHLARIKALVIPPAWRQVWISPHHNGHIQAVGVDEAGRRQYLYHEAWRRERDEEKHARVLALAPLLPEFRARIARDLRGRDRALPLALTLLERGAFRVGGESYAEDNGSHGVATLLCSHVTVRGSAVDFRYPAKSGVRFTATVEDDAVARTVRLLLRGRKRRDRLLVRKDGGQVRSDDVNVRFKELVGEEFSVKDLRTWHATVVAARAFAAAGDPGAERGRRRVEAEVMREVALRLGNTPAVARKSYVDPRLVELFRAGKVLRVRGKGREAEELAVLRLLR; this comes from the coding sequence GTGAGACTGCGCCGCAGCACCCCCGGCGGGCCGGGTTTCGGACGACGTCGCCGGGGCGGCGGGTTCGGGTACGCCGACCAGGACGGCGCCCGCCTGACCGACGCCGAGCACCTGGCCCGGATCAAGGCGCTGGTGATCCCGCCCGCCTGGCGGCAGGTGTGGATCTCGCCGCACCACAACGGGCACATCCAGGCCGTTGGCGTGGACGAGGCAGGCCGCAGGCAGTACCTGTACCACGAGGCGTGGCGGCGCGAGCGCGACGAGGAGAAGCACGCGCGCGTCCTCGCGCTGGCCCCGCTGCTGCCGGAGTTCCGCGCGCGGATCGCCCGCGACCTGCGCGGCCGGGACCGGGCGCTGCCGCTCGCGCTCACCCTGCTGGAGCGGGGCGCGTTCCGGGTCGGCGGGGAGAGCTACGCGGAGGACAACGGCTCGCACGGCGTCGCGACCCTGCTGTGCTCGCACGTCACCGTGCGCGGGTCCGCGGTGGACTTCCGGTACCCGGCCAAGAGCGGCGTCCGGTTCACCGCGACGGTCGAGGACGACGCCGTCGCGCGCACGGTGCGCCTGCTGCTGCGCGGCCGGAAGCGGCGGGACCGGCTGCTGGTGCGCAAGGACGGCGGGCAGGTGCGCTCGGACGACGTCAACGTGCGGTTCAAGGAGCTGGTGGGCGAGGAGTTCTCGGTGAAGGACCTGCGGACCTGGCACGCCACGGTCGTCGCGGCCCGCGCGTTCGCGGCGGCCGGTGATCCGGGCGCCGAGCGCGGTCGGCGGCGGGTGGAGGCCGAGGTGATGCGGGAGGTCGCGCTGCGCCTGGGGAACACGCCCGCCGTCGCCCGAAAGTCCTATGTGGACCCCAGGCTGGTGGAGCTGTTCCGGGCCGGGAAGGTGCTGCGGGTGCGCGGGAAGGGGCGGGAGGCCGAGGAGCTCGCCGTGCTGCGGCTGCTGCGCTGA
- a CDS encoding LysR family transcriptional regulator codes for MPAPDLDLRLVRCFTTVAEHLHLGRAALALHTTQPALSRQISRLERQVGARLLDRSPRGTALTEAGRVFLPRALALLDSAAEAVAGARAVGRDRITVGYGVNLIVTPAVAELRRRHPGADVRARHVEWDRVRSSLLERRVDAVVARLPLDDDGLRVVVLREEPRALLVPTGHRLADRRSVTLDDVADEPMPRVPDERWNAFWRVDPRPGGGPAPDGPLVESAEDKAELVASGQAVAIVPGGEHLRRVRPGLVAVPLEGVEPSRVALATRAGERGPLVAEFRELAATHLVG; via the coding sequence GTGCCCGCCCCGGACCTGGACCTGCGCCTGGTGCGCTGCTTCACCACCGTCGCCGAGCACCTGCACCTCGGTCGCGCTGCCCTCGCCCTGCACACCACCCAGCCCGCGCTCAGCAGGCAGATCAGCAGGCTGGAGCGGCAGGTCGGGGCCCGGCTGCTCGACCGCTCGCCGCGCGGCACCGCGCTGACCGAGGCCGGTCGGGTGTTCCTGCCGCGCGCCCTCGCGCTGCTCGACTCGGCCGCCGAGGCGGTCGCGGGCGCCCGCGCCGTCGGCCGGGACCGGATCACCGTCGGCTACGGCGTCAACCTCATCGTCACCCCGGCGGTCGCCGAGCTGCGGCGGCGGCACCCCGGCGCGGACGTGCGCGCCCGGCACGTCGAGTGGGACCGGGTGCGCTCCTCGCTGCTGGAGCGGCGGGTGGACGCGGTCGTCGCCCGGCTGCCCCTGGACGACGACGGCCTGCGGGTCGTGGTGCTGCGGGAGGAGCCGAGGGCGCTGCTGGTCCCGACCGGGCACCGGCTGGCGGACCGGCGGTCGGTGACCCTGGACGACGTGGCCGACGAGCCGATGCCGAGGGTCCCCGACGAGCGCTGGAACGCGTTCTGGCGCGTCGACCCCAGGCCCGGCGGCGGGCCCGCGCCGGACGGGCCGCTCGTGGAGTCGGCGGAGGACAAGGCGGAGCTGGTCGCGTCCGGGCAGGCCGTGGCGATCGTGCCGGGCGGCGAGCACCTGCGGCGGGTGCGGCCCGGCCTGGTCGCGGTGCCCCTGGAGGGCGTCGAGCCGAGCCGCGTCGCGCTGGCCACGCGTGCGGGGGAGCGCGGCCCGCTGGTCGCGGAGTTCCGGGAGCTGGCCGCCACCCACCTGGTCGGCTGA